A window of the Henckelia pumila isolate YLH828 chromosome 3, ASM3356847v2, whole genome shotgun sequence genome harbors these coding sequences:
- the LOC140891838 gene encoding E3 ubiquitin-protein ligase BOI-like, protein MSVEATNLKIFPSQLMQDRDLVMAPCMNQSGIAGSVYNSQPMGYSGIPFAATLPTNKSFYQQPMCDSAQAKTSMNTDSGLTYNIPATRKRSRDVVNQIYSTNTHIFPVAMKNESGSNFPCLFGDDILPQVQQYQMEIDAIISQHTKRIRLELEERQNKQARLLVAAIGEGVTKKLKEKEDQIQKMGKLNFFLQERVKSLYVENQLWREMAQTNEATANSLRSDLEQVLAHVGGEERVSAGACVGAAAEDDVESCCGSSDHREKDEAAEETSSQRRNCKRCGERESCVLLLPCRHLCLCNVCGSGSQQLQACPVCNAAMNATLHVNMSS, encoded by the exons ATGTCAGTTGAAGCCACCAATCTCAAGATTTTCCCTTCCCAGCTAATGCAAGACAG GGATTTGGTGATGGCGCCATGTATGAATCAATCGGGGATCGCTGGTTCTGTGTACAACTCGCAGCCGATGGGCTATTCCGGGATCCCTTTTGCCGCAACTTTGCCGACGAATAAATCATTTTACCAGCAGCCGATGTGCGACTCGGCGCAGGCCAAGACATCCATGAACACGGATAGTGGGCTCACGTACAATATTCCGGCCACAAGAAAGCGTTCCAGAGACGTTGTTAATCAGATTTACAGTACTAATACACATATTTTCCCGGTGGCTATGAAGAACGAGAGTGGCTCCAATTTCCCTTGTTTGTTCGGAGATGATATCTTGCCTCAAGTCCAGCAGTACCAGATGGAAATCGACGCCATTATCTCCCAACAt ACCAAGAGAATCAGGTTGGAATTAGAAGAGAGGCAGAATAAACAAGCGAGATTGTTGGTGGCGGCGATCGGAGAAGGTGTCACTAAGAAGTTAAAGGAGAAGGAAGATCAAATCCAGAAAATGGGAAAACTTAATTTCTTCCTCCAAGAAAGAGTGAAGAGCCTCTACGTAGAAAACCAACTGTGGCGAGAAATGGCGCAGACGAACGAGGCCACCGCCAATTCCCTCCGGAGCGATCTGGAACAAGTCCTGGCCCACGTCGGCGGAGAGGAGCGTGTCTCCGCCGGAGCGTGCGTCGGCGCAGCCGCGGAGGACGACGTGGAATCTTGCTGTGGCAGCAGCGATCACCGCGAGAAAGATGAAGCCGCCGAAGAAACGTCGTCGCAGAGGAGGAATTGCAAGCGATGCGGCGAGAGGGAATCGTGCGTGTTGCTGCTTCCTTGCAGACACCTCTGCCTCTGCAACGTGTGCGGGAGTGGGTCGCAACAACTCCAAGCATGCCCCGTCTGTAACGCCGCCATGAACGCCACCCTCCATGTTAACATGTCTTCCTAA
- the LOC140887956 gene encoding putative E3 ubiquitin-protein ligase LIN, whose product MASLHKLLSEEGFQRQKWRKPQKKVKFKDVNGQEESIALPIYICHDRKSFDSSFQRGERALSQKGSSIFSSRRGGSGSERSNYTRSVSEVVVRSREEPAIDDVAIKAMISILNGYVGQYLRDKNFRESIREKCYSCFARRKKHSDNDVFAHMELGIQSIERLVEKYDTKKGMDLDSLQKSIKLFDFVASLNPKNSRNNASTCGTPNSYLSACAQLYLSIVYKTARNDRISARHLLQVFCDSPFLARTHLLPELWEHFFLPHLLHLKIWYTKELDFLSGSDYDEKEKKIKALNELYNDQMDNGTMKFAMYYKEWLKIGAQAPSVPSIPLPSKLSNTRSRRRSADSANSHFSLSSKSLYQEVFGPIPKGRSIDLENRNGASRNNWDSEEENISSLEDDKKAMVQLMSSSQSYGIQNVELRSDSQKTDYFRFLACRTEPVECFIKGNNLPKNYEKFKNDGIMNYIESDEVTRAIATVCSSESLSDCEMAIRLISKCWLNSHGDPRIENSLSQPSVIQGIMEVLFVSNEDEILELAISILAELATKSETVRQFILNSDPQLDVSVRLLRSGSLFLKAAVLLYLVKPKAKQMISSEWIPLVLRVLEFGDHVQTLFTVKCRPHEAAYYFLDQLLTGFNEDKNLENARQIISLGGLGLLVRRMEEGNTFEKSEAASVLYYCVQADGSCRHYLAKNLRKDTILSLLVLGKHTNSQARALELLIESLCLSRRKQRLESLSALTKGWDCLNAMRILLLHLQKARVQDRPIVAVILLQLDLMGDPSECSIYREEAIDAIVKALDYRVFDEKVQEQTARALLILGGHFSYTGEPEVEKWLLRKAGFDENNETPCYGTDSDIYGFLNLGEEDKTRENLQRKAALVLLSRGNTRLVSSLSNSIGNGIPCLARASLVTVCWMSSGFRLLGDKELQYAACSILVPQLIQSLNYDRALEERILASFSLLTLTKGTDYFAKSRPSDKGVLGCLGRLCDVTWTAEELISHITTNSLDPFP is encoded by the exons ATGGCATCCCTCCACAAGCTTCTGTCCGAAGAAGGATTTCAGCGCCAGAAATGGCGGAAACCTCAGAAAAAGGTGAAGTTTAAAGATGTTAATGGTCAAGAAGAGTCCATTGCGCTTCCTATATACATCTGCCATGACAGGAAGAGCTTTGATTCCTCGTTCCAGAGAGGTGAAAGGGCACTGTCGCAAAAGGGTTCCTCTATTTTTTCATCAAGAAGAGGAGGGTCGGGCTCCGAAAGATCCAACTACACGAGGTCGGTGTCAGAAGTGGTGGTTCGCAGCAGAGAGGAGCCCGCCATTGATGATGTTGCGATTAAGGCTATGATATCAATCTTGAATGGATACGTTGGGCAGTATTTGAGAGACAAGAATTTCCGCGAGAGCATACGAGAGAAGTGCTACTCTTGCTTCgcgaggaggaagaaacattcGGATAACGACGTTTTTGCCCACATGGAGTTGGGAATTCAGAGCATAGAAAGATTGGTTGAGAAGTACGACACCAAGAAGGGGATGGATTTAGATTCTTTGCAAAAATCAATCAAACTTTTCGATTTCGTAGCATCGCTGAATCCCAAGAATTCCAGAAATAATGCCTCAACTTGTGGAACACCCAATTCTTATCTCTCCGCTTGCGCGCAGCTTTACTTATCGATAGTCTACAAAACCGCAAGAAACGACAGAATTTCAGCTCGGCATCTGCTGCAGGTTTTCTGTGATTCGCCGTTTCTTGCTCGAACGCACTTGCTTCCAGAACTTTGGGAGCATTTCTTTCTTCCCCACCTTCTCCATCTCAAGATTTGGTACACTAAAGAGCTCGACTTTCTTTCTGGTTCCGATTATGACGAAAAGGAGAAAAAGATTAAAGCTTTGAACGAGCTATACAATGATCAGATGGATAATGGGACAATGAAGTTCGCTATGTACTACAAAGAGTGGCTTAAAATTGGCGCTCAAGCCCCGTCTGTTCCTTCAATCCCTTTGCCTTCAAAACTGAGCAATACCCGTTCAAGAAGGAGATCTGCAGATTCGGCCAATTCTCATTTCTCTTTGAGCAGTAAATCACT ATATCAAGAAGTGTTTGGCCCCATTCCAAAGGGGAGGTCTATTGACCTCGAAAATAGGAATGGAGCTTCGAGAAACAATTGGGATTCGGAGGAAGAAAATATTAGTAGCCTAGAAGATGAT AAGAAAGCCATGGTTCAGTTGATGTCGTCGAGTCAAAGTTATGGAATACAGAACGTTGAGTTACGGTCGGACAGTCAGAAAACCGATTATTTCCGGTTTTTAGCTTGCCGGACTGAACCAGTAGAGTGTTTTATAAAGGGAAATAATTTGCCGAAGAATTATGAGAAATTCAAGAATGATGGAATTATGAATTATATTGAGTCAGATGAGGTAACCCGTGCTATTGCCACTGTTTGCTCTTCAGAGAGCTTGAGTGACTGTGAAATGGCTATCCGCTTGATTAGCAAATGCTGGTTGAATTCTCATGGAGATCCAAGAATCGAAAATTCGTTGTCACAACCATCTGTTATACAAGGGATAATGGAAGTTCTGTTTGTTTCCAACGAAGATGAGATATTGGAACTGGCTATATCAATTTTGGCAGAGTTAGCTACAAAGAGTGAAACCGTTAGACAATTCATATTGAATTCGGATCCACAGCTTGATGTTTCGGTAAGACTGTTGAGAAGTGGCAGCCTATTCCTAAAAGCTGCAGTTTTGCTTTATTTAGTGAAACCAAAGGCAAAACAGATGATATCGTCGGAGTGGATTCCACTAGTTCTTCGAGTTTTGGAATTCGGTGACCATGTGCAGACCTTATTCACTGTAAAATGCCGTCCTCATGAAGCGGCATATTACTTCCTAGACCAACTCTTAACCGGTTTTAACGAAGATAAAAATCTTGAGAATGCTAGACAGATAATTTCACTCGGAGGGTTAGGCTTATTAGTAAGGAGAATGGAGGAAGGGAACACTTTTGAGAAAAGTGAAGCTGCTTCTGTTCTTTATTATTGCGTTCAAGCTGATGGAAGTTGTCGACACTATTTAGCCAAAAACTTGAGGAAAGACACTATTTTATCACTCTTAGTTCTAGGGAAGCACACAAACTCTCAAGCGCGTGCTCTTGAGTTACTGATAGAGTCACTTTGCCTTAGCAG GAGAAAACAAAGATTGGAGTCCTTAAGCGCGCTAACAAAAGGGTGGGACTGCTTAAACGCGATGCGCATTTTGTTACTACACCTCCAAAAGGCGCGAGTACAAGATCGTCCCATCGTTGCAGTGATATTGCTACAGCTAGATCTTATG GGTGATCCTTCGGAATGCAGTATATACAGAGAAGAGGCAATAGATGCAATAGTAAAAGCGTTAGATTATAGGGTGTTCGACGAGAAAGTGCAAGAGCAAACAGCAAGAGCACTGTTGATTCTGGGCGGGCATTTTTCGTACACCGGAGAGCCAGAGGTGGAGAAATGGCTGTTAAGAAAAGCAGGCTTCGACGAGAACAATGAAACTCCATGTTATGGAACGGATTCTGATATATATGGATTCCTAAACCTG GGCGAAGAGGATAAAACGAGGGAAAATCTGCAAAGAAAAGCAGCATTGGTGTTGCTTAGTAGGGGAAACACAAGATTAGTTTCTTCACTCTCGAATTCAATAGGCAATGGAATCCCATGTCTTGCAAGAGCAAGCCTGGTGACAGTGTGCTGGATGAGCAGCGGCTTCCGTCTCCTCGGAGATAAAGAGCTTCAATATGCAGCATGCTCAATCCTTGTGCCACAGTTGATACAATCCTTAAACTATGACAGGGCTCTCGAGGAAAGGATTCTTGCTTCATTTTCTCTGCTGACTCTCACAAAGGGCACAG ATTACTTTGCGAAGTCCCGGCCTTCGGATAAAGGGGTTCTTGGTTGCCTAGGCAGGCTTTGCGACGTGACATGGACGGCCGAGGAGCTTATTTCGCATATCACCACCAATTCACTGGATCCATTTCCATGA
- the LOC140890345 gene encoding probable zinc transporter 8: MAQIPTKSLLIFIFLFLSLSQPHASVAATSPPQCSSGTTGECRDKGKAFVLKLVAIAAIFATSMIGVCLPFFSRKITALQSDKDLFILVKAFASGVILATGYMHVMPDSFDCLTSDCLPENPWRKFPFTTFVAMLSAILTLMVDSYAMSYYRKHRFPENDQTDENNKNVNLESQDFKVNDNIDASQLLRYRVVAQVLELGIVVHSVVIGLSMGASDNPCTIRPLVAALCFHQLFEGMGLGGCILQAEYGLKVKAIMVVFFSGTTPLGIAMGLGLSNVYSENSPTALIVVGLLNACSAGLLNYMALVDLLASDFMGVKLQKSMKLQTWAYVAVLLGAGGMSLMAKWA, translated from the exons ATGGCCCAAATCCCCACAAAATCTCTGCTAATATTCATCTTCCTCTTCCTGTCTCTCTCGCAGCCGCATGCTTCAGTCGCCGCAACCTCGCCGCCGCAATGCAGCTCGGGAACGACCGGCGAATGCCGCGACAAGGGGAAGGCTTTTGTCCTAAAACTAGTCGCCATCGCTGCGATTTTCGCCACCAGCATGATCGGCGTTTGCCTCCCATTCTTTTCTCGGAAGATCACAGCTCTTCAATCCGATAAAGATCTGTTCATACTGGTGAAAGCATTCGCATCCGGAGTAATTCTCGCCACTGGGTACATGCACGTGATGCCGGACTCGTTCGACTGCCTCACGTCAGATTGTTTGCCGGAGAATCCATGGAGAAAGTTCCCTTTCACTACATTCGTGGCCATGCTTTCTGCTATACTCACTCTCATGGTGGATTCATACGCCATGAGTTATTACAGAAAGCATCGTTTCCCAGAGAATGATCAAACTGatgaaaacaacaaaaatgtgaACTTGGAATCTCAGGATTTCAAAGTCAATGACAATATCGATGCATCTCAGTTGCTGAGATATCGCGTGGTTGCACAG GTTCTGGAACTGGGAATCGTCGTGCATTCGGTGGTGATCGGGCTTTCGATGGGGGCATCTGATAATCCATGCACAATCAGGCCCCTCGTTGCTGCTCTTTGCTTTCATCAACTCTTTGAAGGAATGGGTCTAGGTGGATGCATTCTCCAG GCGGAATATGGCTTAAAAGTGAAAGCAATAATGGTGGTGTTTTTCTCGGGGACGACTCCGCTGGGAATTGCCATGGGACTTGGACTGTCGAATGTGTATAGCGAAAACAGCCCGACGGCTCTGATCGTGGTGGGGCTGCTGAACGCATGTTCGGCTGGATTGCTGAACTACATGGCATTGGTGGACTTGTTGGCATCTGATTTCATGGGCGTGAAGTTGCAGAAGAGCATGAAACTTCAAACATGGGCTTATGTTGCTGTTCTGTTAGGGGCTGGAGGCATGTCTCTTATGGCTAAATGGGCATAG